Proteins encoded by one window of Dehalococcoidia bacterium:
- a CDS encoding DUF805 domain-containing protein gives MDYYMAVLRKYADFSGRARRAEYWMFALINLLISIGLAIIDTAILGIEGSVGVLGSLYGLAVLIPSLAVGVRRLHDTNRSGWWLLIGLIPVLGAIVLIIFFVQDSDPGVNQYGPNPKESVAAA, from the coding sequence ATGGATTACTACATGGCGGTCCTGCGCAAATACGCCGACTTCAGCGGCCGGGCTCGGCGCGCAGAGTACTGGATGTTTGCGCTCATCAACCTCTTGATCTCGATTGGCTTGGCGATAATCGACACCGCCATCCTCGGCATCGAAGGGTCCGTCGGCGTCCTGGGGAGCCTTTATGGCCTTGCCGTGCTCATCCCGAGCCTGGCGGTAGGTGTGAGGCGCTTGCATGACACCAACCGCAGTGGCTGGTGGCTGCTCATAGGCTTGATCCCGGTCCTGGGCGCCATCGTGCTGATAATCTTCTTCGTGCAGGACAGCGACCCGGGCGTGAACCAGTACGGCCCCAACCCCAAGGAGTCAGTGGCGGCCGCTTAA
- a CDS encoding universal stress protein, with the protein MDRTILATLDGSALSEAVLKYLPAIVRPNDVIVLLTVLHYPEARRRSTTGYELPVVAGSTVAVMEPITPPYAEDEAQALEASRAEAREYLMDRGLILRNEGLTVKAEVVFDDNPAHGIVEFARELGPLFIAMATHGRGGLDHALHGSVCEAVIRSGVAPVLVVRP; encoded by the coding sequence ATGGACCGTACTATTCTTGCCACCCTCGACGGGTCCGCGCTCTCGGAGGCAGTGCTCAAGTACCTGCCGGCGATCGTCCGGCCGAACGACGTGATCGTCCTGCTCACCGTGCTTCACTACCCGGAGGCCCGCAGACGGTCGACCACCGGTTATGAGCTGCCGGTCGTGGCGGGCTCCACCGTGGCCGTGATGGAGCCGATCACGCCGCCCTACGCCGAGGACGAAGCCCAGGCCCTGGAAGCGAGTCGCGCAGAGGCGCGCGAGTACCTGATGGACCGCGGCCTGATACTGCGTAACGAAGGCCTCACCGTGAAGGCGGAGGTGGTCTTCGACGACAATCCCGCGCACGGCATTGTCGAGTTCGCGCGCGAGCTGGGGCCGCTGTTCATCGCCATGGCGACGCACGGCCGCGGCGGGCTGGACCACGCGCTACACGGCAGCGTGTGCGAGGCGGTGATACGCAGCGGCGTGGCCCCGGTCCTGGTCGTGCGGCCGTAG
- a CDS encoding NAD(P)H-dependent oxidoreductase subunit E: MDGGRWERFEALVDTGSSYTSIPRDALARLGVRPRFRRRFRMADERVIERDVGSALARLGGQEVPTVVVFAEEGGQPLLGAVTLQEFGLGVDPLGQRLIPVEGLAKTSFYGAARTTEATLEVRRLLDGLVPGHGDLLEALHRIQHHYGYIPKAAIPAVAQHLRITEARVYGAISFYSEFRETPPPEVTISWCSGPACFIKGGENIKLVLENMLGCSLGESTPDNKVGLHLGQCNGTCDNAPQVWVNGKVIGPLTAAETVDLVRKVLEGRIPVRKADLE, encoded by the coding sequence ATGGACGGTGGCCGCTGGGAGCGCTTCGAGGCCCTCGTCGATACCGGTTCCAGCTACACGTCCATCCCAAGGGACGCCCTGGCCCGGCTCGGCGTCCGGCCGCGCTTTCGCCGCCGGTTCCGCATGGCCGACGAGCGCGTGATCGAGCGCGATGTCGGCTCCGCTCTCGCCCGGCTCGGCGGCCAGGAGGTCCCCACCGTCGTGGTCTTTGCGGAGGAAGGCGGCCAGCCGCTGCTTGGCGCCGTCACCCTGCAGGAGTTCGGCCTTGGGGTCGACCCCCTCGGCCAGCGGCTGATACCCGTCGAAGGCCTGGCAAAGACAAGCTTCTACGGCGCCGCGCGCACTACGGAGGCAACCCTCGAAGTCCGGCGCCTCCTGGACGGACTCGTGCCCGGCCATGGCGACCTCCTCGAGGCGCTGCACCGCATCCAGCACCACTACGGCTACATACCAAAGGCCGCCATCCCTGCCGTGGCCCAGCACCTCCGCATCACCGAGGCGCGGGTATACGGCGCTATCAGCTTCTACTCCGAGTTCCGTGAGACTCCTCCGCCGGAGGTCACCATCTCCTGGTGCAGCGGCCCCGCCTGCTTCATCAAGGGCGGCGAGAATATCAAGCTTGTGCTCGAGAACATGCTCGGCTGCTCCCTGGGCGAGAGCACCCCGGACAACAAGGTCGGCCTCCATCTCGGCCAGTGCAACGGCACCTGTGACAACGCCCCCCAGGTCTGGGTCAATGGCAAAGTCATCGGCCCGCTCACTGCCGCCGAGACCGTGGACCTGGTCCGCAAGGTCCTGGAAGGCCGCATTCCTGTCCGCAAGGCAGACCTGGAATGA
- a CDS encoding VOC family protein: protein MKPQVTAITIGVDDLERALTFYRDGPGLPTRGIFGTEFEHGAVAFFEMRDGLILAIWERRNLAWDAGLPQSAPSPTEFSLGYNVNSRKEVDEVMEEARRAGARIVKPPQDTFWGGYAGYFQDPDLHLWEVLWNPEIVVPD from the coding sequence ATGAAGCCGCAAGTAACGGCAATAACCATCGGGGTCGATGACCTCGAAAGGGCGCTCACCTTTTACCGCGACGGCCCCGGCTTGCCGACTCGCGGCATCTTCGGCACCGAGTTTGAGCATGGAGCTGTTGCCTTCTTCGAGATGCGCGATGGCCTAATCTTGGCGATCTGGGAACGTCGCAACCTGGCCTGGGACGCCGGCCTGCCCCAGAGCGCACCCAGCCCGACCGAATTCAGCCTCGGCTACAACGTAAACAGCCGCAAGGAAGTAGACGAAGTGATGGAGGAAGCGCGCAGGGCGGGGGCGCGAATCGTCAAGCCGCCACAGGACACGTTCTGGGGCGGTTACGCCGGCTACTTCCAGGACCCGGACCTACATCTATGGGAGGTCCTTTGGAACCCGGAGATAGTGGTTCCTGACTGA
- a CDS encoding LLM class flavin-dependent oxidoreductase codes for MKFGLFYELQLPKPLDADQWDPDAERRIYHEMLDQVELADKLGFDYVFEVEHHFLEEYSHSSAPEMMMAALSQRTKNIRLGHGIVLTPPPYNPPARVAERIAALDILSNGRVEFGTGESSSDMELGGFGVDRGLKKAMWEEATREIANMMVQTPYPGFKGEFFSMPERNVIPKPVQKPHPPIWVAASRRETTMVAARLGIGSLGFGFETPEELGERAEHYYELVREECMPIGHAINPALAVLSSFMCAPTDEEAVHRSRNGPGFFSYSLGYYYNPMTGSRHQPGRANIYRQFMSLPQEERDGRETLRQARLLSREEIAEKEPEDEVQRALFRAARSGQAIGSPDTIRKNIQKYEDQHLDVLILVAQSGDRKHEDIMEAIDLFGRKVLPDFKDRHETKQRKWREKQLDNVEFPVNSSI; via the coding sequence GTGAAGTTTGGCCTTTTCTACGAGCTCCAACTCCCGAAGCCTCTGGACGCGGACCAATGGGACCCGGACGCCGAACGGCGCATATATCACGAGATGCTCGACCAGGTCGAGCTGGCGGACAAGCTGGGTTTCGACTACGTCTTCGAAGTGGAGCATCACTTCCTGGAGGAGTACTCGCACTCCTCGGCGCCGGAGATGATGATGGCCGCCCTCTCCCAGCGGACGAAGAACATCCGCCTCGGCCACGGCATCGTGCTGACGCCGCCACCCTACAACCCGCCCGCCCGCGTCGCGGAGCGCATCGCCGCCCTCGACATCCTGTCGAACGGCCGCGTCGAATTCGGCACCGGCGAGTCCTCCTCGGACATGGAGCTCGGCGGCTTCGGCGTCGACCGCGGGCTCAAGAAGGCGATGTGGGAAGAGGCCACGCGCGAGATCGCGAACATGATGGTCCAGACTCCTTACCCCGGCTTCAAGGGCGAGTTCTTCAGCATGCCCGAGCGCAACGTCATCCCGAAGCCGGTGCAGAAGCCCCACCCGCCGATCTGGGTCGCCGCCTCGCGCCGCGAGACGACCATGGTCGCCGCGCGCCTGGGCATCGGCTCCCTCGGCTTCGGGTTCGAGACCCCGGAAGAACTCGGGGAGCGGGCTGAGCACTACTACGAGCTCGTGCGGGAGGAATGCATGCCCATAGGCCACGCGATCAACCCCGCGCTGGCCGTCCTCTCCTCCTTCATGTGCGCCCCGACCGACGAGGAAGCGGTCCACCGCAGCCGCAACGGGCCCGGCTTCTTCTCCTACTCACTCGGCTACTACTACAACCCGATGACCGGCAGCCGCCACCAGCCCGGCCGCGCCAACATTTACCGCCAGTTCATGTCCCTGCCCCAGGAGGAGCGCGACGGCCGCGAAACGTTGCGCCAGGCGCGTCTCCTCAGCCGGGAGGAGATCGCCGAGAAGGAGCCGGAGGACGAAGTGCAGCGGGCCCTCTTCCGCGCTGCCCGCAGCGGCCAGGCGATCGGGTCGCCGGACACGATCCGTAAGAACATCCAGAAGTACGAAGACCAGCACCTGGACGTGCTGATCCTCGTCGCCCAGAGCGGCGACCGGAAGCACGAGGACATCATGGAGGCCATCGACCTCTTCGGCCGGAAGGTGCTGCCGGACTTCAAGGACCGCCACGAGACCAAGCAGCGCAAGTGGCGGGAGAAGCAGCTCGACAACGTTGAGTTCCCCGTGAACTCCTCGATTTAG
- the argS gene encoding arginine--tRNA ligase, with the protein MTIRSEIARLVDEAAKAAQAAGEIPPVGLPEPAVERPARPEHGDYASSLPMRLARTARQAPLALAEAIARHLPITEPVGEVQVAPPGFINIRLQDRWLASQVNAIIAAGEKYGSSSLGKGQRVQIEFVSANPTGPLHVGNGRWASIGDSLARVLEAAGYEVEREYLVNDAGTQAALFADSVFARYLQLFGKDAQPPADGYHGDYVGEIAEQIRDEVGDRFLSSQETPAELKRLAIAKMVDRIRDDMAAIGVHYDVWFFESSLYEESNTFETAMKLIKQQGAVVEKEGAVWFASSALGEDKDNVIIRSNGAPTYFASDIAYHYDKFMIRGFDKVIDIWGADHQGHVSRVKTAVQALGVPEGRLEIIIGQLVSVRRGDSAGRLSKRAGNVISLREVVDEVGKDACRFFFLSRSADSQMEFDLDLAKKQSSENPVYYVQYAHARIAGILTQAAERDLSPEGGDVSLLTDPAEMALIRKMLLLPELIESIAESHEPHHLPHYAMDLATAFHEFYERCRVMPRYLDDEGRERTPSEAEVALARARLRLVAAAKITLARTLGLMGMEAPERM; encoded by the coding sequence ATGACAATCCGCAGCGAAATCGCTCGCCTTGTCGATGAGGCCGCGAAAGCAGCCCAGGCCGCGGGCGAGATACCGCCCGTCGGCCTTCCGGAGCCTGCCGTCGAGCGTCCCGCCCGGCCGGAGCACGGTGACTACGCCTCCAGCCTGCCCATGCGCCTCGCCCGCACGGCCCGCCAGGCGCCCCTGGCCCTGGCCGAGGCCATCGCCCGCCACCTGCCAATCACGGAACCGGTCGGCGAGGTGCAAGTCGCCCCGCCCGGGTTCATAAATATCCGCCTTCAGGACCGCTGGCTCGCCTCCCAGGTCAACGCGATCATCGCCGCGGGCGAGAAGTATGGCTCCAGCTCGCTTGGGAAGGGCCAGCGCGTCCAGATCGAGTTCGTCAGCGCCAACCCGACAGGCCCCCTGCACGTCGGCAACGGCCGCTGGGCCTCCATCGGCGACTCCCTTGCCCGCGTCCTCGAAGCCGCCGGCTACGAGGTAGAGCGCGAGTACCTGGTCAACGACGCCGGCACCCAGGCGGCGCTCTTCGCCGACAGCGTCTTCGCCCGCTACCTCCAGCTCTTCGGCAAGGACGCCCAGCCGCCGGCGGACGGCTATCACGGCGACTACGTAGGGGAAATTGCCGAACAGATTCGGGATGAGGTCGGCGACCGCTTCCTCTCGAGTCAGGAGACTCCGGCGGAGCTGAAGCGCCTGGCCATCGCCAAGATGGTCGACCGTATCCGCGACGACATGGCCGCCATCGGCGTGCACTACGACGTCTGGTTCTTCGAGTCTTCCCTGTACGAGGAGAGCAATACGTTCGAGACGGCGATGAAGCTGATCAAGCAGCAGGGTGCGGTCGTCGAGAAGGAAGGCGCCGTCTGGTTCGCCAGCAGCGCCCTGGGCGAGGACAAGGACAACGTCATCATCCGATCGAACGGCGCGCCCACCTACTTCGCCTCCGACATCGCCTACCACTACGACAAGTTCATGATCCGCGGCTTCGACAAGGTCATCGACATCTGGGGCGCCGACCATCAAGGTCACGTCTCGCGAGTGAAGACGGCGGTGCAGGCCCTCGGCGTGCCGGAGGGACGGCTGGAGATCATCATCGGCCAGCTCGTGAGCGTCCGCAGGGGCGACTCCGCCGGCCGCCTATCGAAGCGCGCCGGCAACGTCATCAGCCTGCGCGAGGTCGTCGACGAAGTTGGCAAGGACGCCTGCCGCTTCTTCTTCCTCTCTCGCTCCGCCGATTCCCAGATGGAGTTCGACCTCGACCTGGCGAAGAAGCAGTCGAGCGAGAACCCCGTCTACTACGTTCAGTACGCCCACGCCCGCATCGCCGGCATCCTCACGCAGGCGGCCGAGCGCGACCTGAGCCCGGAAGGCGGCGACGTATCGCTGCTGACCGACCCCGCGGAGATGGCACTGATCCGCAAGATGCTCCTGCTGCCGGAGCTGATCGAGTCCATCGCCGAGTCGCACGAGCCCCACCACCTGCCTCACTACGCCATGGATCTGGCGACGGCCTTCCACGAGTTCTACGAGCGCTGCCGCGTCATGCCCCGCTACCTGGACGACGAGGGCCGCGAACGCACGCCTTCGGAGGCCGAAGTGGCGCTGGCCCGCGCCCGCCTCCGCCTCGTCGCCGCCGCGAAGATCACGCTGGCCCGCACCCTGGGCCTCATGGGCATGGAAGCACCCGAGCGCATGTAG
- a CDS encoding DUF402 domain-containing protein, translating into MEAIGRTIQIRGTSYAGDPHWFHPAFLVMERNGLIVTQTFAGTEVATRTGPWASPYHARGHYWADRWYNVIRLDHPRGGGLRGYYCNIATPAEFDGENLHYCDLQLDVFVDAHEGGLSADVRDEDEFEEARVRFGYPESLVRNARLAVEELLALVEARAFPFAAS; encoded by the coding sequence GTGGAAGCCATCGGCCGCACGATCCAGATCCGGGGCACCTCCTACGCCGGCGACCCGCACTGGTTCCACCCGGCGTTCCTGGTCATGGAGCGTAACGGCCTCATCGTCACCCAGACCTTCGCGGGCACGGAGGTGGCCACTCGCACCGGCCCCTGGGCCTCCCCCTACCACGCCCGCGGCCACTACTGGGCCGACCGTTGGTACAACGTCATCCGTCTCGACCACCCCCGGGGCGGCGGCCTGCGGGGCTACTACTGCAACATCGCCACGCCGGCGGAGTTCGACGGCGAGAACCTCCACTACTGTGACCTCCAGCTCGACGTCTTCGTCGACGCACACGAGGGCGGTCTCAGCGCTGACGTGAGGGACGAGGATGAGTTCGAGGAGGCCCGCGTGCGCTTCGGCTACCCGGAGTCCCTCGTCCGCAACGCGCGTCTTGCCGTCGAGGAGCTGCTGGCGCTGGTCGAGGCACGCGCCTTCCCCTTCGCCGCAAGCTAG
- a CDS encoding antibiotic biosynthesis monooxygenase → MPTSRPLTITIDLQADPDLQLRVDVFQVPESAREEFHGAMRRSLAFLETLPGFRGHLVLEKTGGPTAFNVATIAVWESPAAVAAAGEAVRAYYREIGFDPQLFMARLGVSGEMGNFQAQRSAW, encoded by the coding sequence ATGCCCACGAGCAGACCTCTGACGATCACCATCGATCTCCAGGCGGACCCCGATTTGCAGTTGCGCGTCGATGTCTTCCAGGTCCCGGAGAGCGCGCGCGAAGAGTTTCATGGAGCCATGCGCCGCAGCCTCGCCTTCCTTGAGACTCTGCCGGGGTTCCGCGGCCACCTCGTACTGGAGAAGACGGGCGGGCCCACGGCCTTCAATGTCGCGACGATCGCAGTGTGGGAGAGCCCCGCGGCAGTCGCGGCGGCGGGCGAGGCCGTGCGGGCTTACTACCGGGAGATCGGCTTTGACCCGCAATTGTTCATGGCGCGACTCGGCGTCAGCGGCGAGATGGGCAATTTCCAGGCGCAGCGATCTGCATGGTAG
- a CDS encoding NADH-ubiquinone oxidoreductase-F iron-sulfur binding region domain-containing protein, protein MTLADLVRQADPARRRIEALDKPRIAVCIDTSSIAKGALETLAAIRDEVSRRGLDVNVDQVGGNGLSFANPVVIVQQPPSASDPHGARIVYQKVFPEEAAAFVESVLVRKEAYDRWTLGAFHGSPGAHVPDMDSFPWWRVQVRRLMQDMGEIDPENIDEALVRGAYRGLERAMTMTQEEVIAEVIASTLGGRGGSYFPTGRKWDFLRTSTSTPKSMVCNADEGDPGAWLNRMTMENDPHSLIEGMMIGGWATGAWHGYIYIREEYPLAFERMKKAVEQAYEKGILGKNVLGSDWSFEMEIVRGAGSYVCGEESGLIASIEDSRGMPKIRPPFPAASGVFGEGSNVNNVESYHTATWVLRHGVEKWKEVGTARNAGTKMFCASGDVERVGCFELPFGTPLRTLLEVCAGGVPGMGRVKAIQIGGPLTGITPDFYLDLGMEAEVYRENKLGSLGGGGFVFMDEGSCVIDVLSQIHWFVEDESCGRCTTCHGGSQRMVEILRRIKRGGGRESDIPKMRLLCDTLRNANCQHGQLAPVTILHALDWFMDELEEHIYDRRCRARVCKGLVEYQIRLPQDPNLPKAADYCPTSAIVQEDGVWVIDQDLCVRCNACKEIAPEAVTVIDRFPAGIGPAPEPISVQPAER, encoded by the coding sequence TTGACGCTCGCCGACCTCGTCCGCCAGGCCGACCCCGCCCGCCGCCGCATCGAGGCGCTCGACAAGCCCCGCATCGCCGTCTGTATCGACACGTCGAGCATCGCGAAGGGCGCTCTCGAAACGCTGGCCGCCATCCGCGATGAAGTCAGCCGCCGCGGCCTCGACGTCAATGTGGACCAGGTAGGCGGCAACGGGCTGTCCTTCGCCAACCCCGTCGTCATCGTCCAGCAGCCGCCCTCGGCCTCCGACCCCCACGGCGCCAGGATCGTTTACCAGAAGGTCTTCCCTGAGGAAGCAGCCGCCTTCGTCGAGTCCGTCCTCGTGAGGAAGGAGGCGTATGACCGCTGGACGCTTGGCGCCTTCCACGGCTCGCCAGGGGCGCACGTGCCGGACATGGACAGCTTCCCCTGGTGGAGAGTCCAGGTACGCCGCCTCATGCAGGACATGGGAGAGATCGACCCCGAGAACATCGACGAGGCCCTGGTGCGCGGCGCCTACAGAGGCCTGGAGCGCGCGATGACGATGACGCAGGAGGAGGTCATCGCCGAGGTCATCGCCTCCACCCTCGGCGGCCGCGGCGGCTCCTACTTCCCCACAGGGCGCAAGTGGGACTTCCTCCGCACCTCCACTTCGACGCCAAAGTCGATGGTCTGCAACGCCGACGAAGGCGACCCCGGCGCCTGGCTCAACCGCATGACCATGGAGAACGACCCTCACAGCCTGATCGAGGGCATGATGATCGGCGGCTGGGCGACAGGCGCCTGGCACGGTTACATCTACATCCGCGAGGAGTACCCGCTCGCCTTCGAGCGCATGAAAAAGGCGGTCGAGCAGGCCTACGAGAAGGGCATCCTCGGCAAGAACGTCCTCGGCAGCGACTGGTCTTTCGAGATGGAAATTGTCCGGGGCGCGGGCAGCTATGTCTGCGGCGAGGAGTCTGGCCTCATCGCCTCCATCGAGGACTCGCGAGGCATGCCGAAGATCCGTCCGCCCTTCCCGGCCGCGTCCGGCGTCTTCGGCGAGGGCTCCAACGTCAACAACGTCGAGAGCTATCACACCGCCACCTGGGTGCTGCGGCACGGCGTCGAGAAGTGGAAGGAGGTCGGCACCGCGCGCAACGCCGGCACGAAGATGTTCTGCGCCTCCGGCGACGTCGAGCGCGTCGGCTGCTTCGAGCTGCCGTTCGGCACACCGCTCCGGACGCTACTGGAGGTCTGCGCCGGAGGCGTCCCCGGTATGGGCAGGGTGAAGGCCATCCAGATCGGCGGGCCCCTCACCGGGATCACGCCCGACTTCTACCTCGACCTCGGCATGGAGGCTGAGGTCTACCGTGAGAACAAGCTTGGCTCCCTCGGGGGTGGCGGCTTCGTCTTCATGGACGAAGGGTCCTGCGTGATTGACGTCCTCTCCCAGATCCACTGGTTCGTCGAGGACGAGTCCTGCGGGCGCTGCACCACCTGCCACGGCGGCAGCCAGCGCATGGTCGAGATCCTCCGGCGCATCAAGCGCGGCGGTGGCCGCGAGTCCGACATCCCGAAGATGCGCCTGCTCTGCGACACACTCCGCAACGCCAACTGCCAGCACGGCCAACTCGCCCCCGTGACCATCCTCCACGCCCTCGACTGGTTCATGGACGAGCTCGAAGAGCACATTTACGACCGGCGCTGCCGCGCCCGGGTCTGCAAGGGCCTCGTCGAGTACCAGATACGCCTGCCGCAGGACCCGAACCTTCCGAAGGCCGCCGACTACTGCCCGACGAGCGCCATCGTCCAGGAGGATGGCGTCTGGGTGATCGACCAGGACCTTTGCGTGCGCTGCAACGCCTGCAAGGAGATCGCCCCGGAGGCGGTTACGGTCATCGACCGCTTCCCTGCCGGCATCGGCCCCGCCCCCGAACCCATCTCCGTCCAGCCCGCCGAACGCTAA
- a CDS encoding N-acetylmuramoyl-L-alanine amidase: MKSALYVAAGVVCATAVIATLGFGPARGASPALSEGPALTQDAVSDATGAESATPQSRRLVALDPGHGGDEVGAAWNGVVEKHSNLDMALRVEALLIAQGFNVLVVRRTDERVSPDPNLPPVGGSPTRVDLQARIDMANAAGADVWVSIHSNGSSDRTQSGVEVWYDPNRAFGQQNLDLAWLLQRYILDELWAYGYPAVDRGIKDDACFRYRNGRCFQLYVLAERANGRGTQMPGALVEALFVSNPADNSVLADEAGRDAIARGIARAISDFLGPPGE, from the coding sequence TTGAAGAGCGCTCTATACGTTGCGGCAGGAGTCGTCTGCGCTACCGCGGTCATTGCGACGCTTGGCTTCGGCCCGGCTAGAGGCGCGTCACCGGCGCTCTCGGAGGGGCCGGCGCTGACTCAGGACGCGGTGTCAGATGCAACCGGCGCCGAGTCCGCCACGCCCCAGTCACGGCGCCTGGTGGCGCTCGACCCCGGGCACGGCGGGGACGAGGTCGGGGCGGCGTGGAACGGCGTGGTCGAGAAGCACTCGAACCTAGACATGGCGCTGCGCGTGGAGGCCCTGCTCATTGCCCAGGGCTTCAACGTGCTCGTGGTGCGGCGGACGGACGAGCGCGTTAGCCCCGACCCCAACTTGCCGCCCGTGGGCGGGTCGCCGACGCGGGTAGACCTCCAGGCGCGGATCGACATGGCGAACGCGGCCGGCGCCGATGTGTGGGTCTCCATCCACTCCAACGGCTCGTCGGACCGGACGCAGAGTGGTGTCGAAGTCTGGTACGACCCCAACCGCGCCTTCGGGCAGCAAAACCTGGACCTGGCCTGGCTGCTACAGCGCTACATCCTCGACGAACTCTGGGCTTACGGCTACCCCGCTGTCGACCGCGGCATCAAGGACGACGCGTGCTTCCGCTACCGCAATGGACGCTGCTTCCAGCTCTATGTCCTCGCCGAGCGCGCTAATGGCCGCGGCACCCAGATGCCGGGCGCGCTGGTGGAGGCGCTCTTCGTCTCGAACCCCGCCGACAACAGCGTGCTCGCCGACGAGGCCGGGCGCGACGCCATCGCGCGAGGCATCGCGCGCGCGATAAGCGACTTCCTGGGCCCGCCCGGGGAATGA
- a CDS encoding dihydrofolate reductase family protein — translation MGAIQVHEFMSLDGVIDAPTWTFEYGFDPKMGEAIGKVTDRCRGILLGRITYEMFWPAWSRRTVEDDPGAPFFNNTAKYVVSATLANPTWNNSKVIGPYDAGAIRRLKQEVDGDLYVSGSGTLVRAMLADRLVDELHLCVYPLTRGQGPRLFEPGAAASKFSLAACESYDNGVLYLNYRTNA, via the coding sequence ATGGGAGCAATACAAGTCCACGAATTCATGAGCCTCGACGGCGTGATCGACGCCCCGACATGGACATTCGAGTACGGTTTCGATCCTAAAATGGGAGAGGCGATCGGCAAGGTGACGGACCGCTGCCGCGGCATCCTCCTCGGACGCATTACTTATGAAATGTTCTGGCCCGCTTGGTCGAGGCGGACGGTAGAGGACGATCCCGGAGCGCCGTTCTTCAACAACACAGCCAAGTACGTCGTCTCGGCAACGCTCGCGAACCCGACCTGGAACAACTCGAAAGTCATCGGGCCTTATGACGCCGGCGCGATTCGCAGGCTGAAGCAGGAGGTAGATGGCGACCTTTATGTCAGCGGAAGCGGGACGCTGGTCCGAGCCATGCTAGCGGACCGCCTAGTCGATGAGTTGCACCTATGCGTGTACCCACTCACGCGCGGGCAAGGTCCGCGGCTTTTCGAGCCTGGGGCGGCGGCCTCAAAGTTCTCGCTCGCGGCCTGCGAGTCCTATGACAACGGCGTGCTCTACCTCAATTACCGCACAAACGCATGA